A single Fibrobacter sp. DNA region contains:
- a CDS encoding metalloregulator ArsR/SmtB family transcription factor, whose product MANSNYTREPIVPSMDLFGTISDEMRLKILLLLDQAEFTVNEIKDILDIHQSNASRHLAKLSSCNLLKDRRDGIKAYYRLSEELYLSNRMLSMIREAYEELPDKEILKCRAAQALEERSDNTKNQIHKLDQAGGSLKAQISLFSKLMQPFENAVDVGCGEGGDLSLMLCGRCRHVTSLDCDPKVISGFQKILKQKGITNVSPKVADMVKTGLPADFADLVLMSQVLHHAMDPRLALKEAVRILKPGGMLALLDLAQHKEESFRTTHGHIWLGFDRSQLEFFVKELNCTVLESEIIPSENEVDKKLPVICMILTKNA is encoded by the coding sequence GTGGCAAATTCAAATTACACTCGCGAACCTATCGTTCCTAGCATGGACCTCTTCGGCACCATTTCCGATGAAATGCGTCTAAAGATTCTGTTGCTGCTGGACCAGGCTGAATTCACTGTCAACGAAATCAAGGATATTCTGGATATTCACCAGAGTAACGCCAGCCGCCACCTGGCCAAGCTTTCCTCTTGCAACTTGCTGAAGGACCGCCGCGACGGTATCAAGGCCTACTATCGCCTGAGTGAAGAACTTTACCTGAGCAACCGCATGCTTTCCATGATCCGCGAGGCCTACGAGGAACTTCCGGACAAGGAAATCCTCAAGTGCCGTGCTGCCCAGGCTTTGGAAGAACGTTCCGACAACACCAAGAACCAGATTCATAAGCTGGACCAGGCAGGCGGTAGCCTCAAGGCCCAGATCAGCCTCTTCAGCAAGCTGATGCAGCCTTTTGAAAACGCTGTGGACGTGGGCTGCGGCGAAGGCGGCGACCTGTCCTTGATGCTTTGTGGACGTTGCAGGCACGTGACCTCCCTGGACTGCGATCCCAAGGTCATTAGCGGCTTCCAGAAGATTTTGAAGCAGAAGGGTATTACCAATGTGTCTCCCAAGGTGGCGGACATGGTAAAGACTGGTCTTCCTGCAGACTTTGCGGACTTGGTCCTCATGAGCCAGGTGCTTCATCATGCCATGGATCCGCGACTGGCCCTCAAGGAAGCCGTCCGCATCTTGAAACCCGGTGGAATGCTTGCCCTGCTGGACTTGGCTCAGCATAAGGAAGAATCCTTCCGCACCACCCACGGCCATATTTGGCTCGGTTTCGACCGTTCCCAGCTGGAATTTTTCGTGAAGGAACTGAACTGCACCGTTCTTGAAAGCGAAATCATCCCCAGCGAAAACGAGGTGGACAAGAAGTTGCCTGTTATTTGCATGATTTTGACGAAAAACGCCTAA
- a CDS encoding phosphatase PAP2 family protein, with protein MEKRSSIIRSLALSAILCLWCTPSKASAEIEYELSPTLDITLSVLGAAAQGIGSYLHSQMEIKDHDALRPAKDFLPWDRKFMGRYSETADLMSDIGSVIAVAPLAIGGYAWYSGASNGKEFATFSLMFIQSILFQSGINLATRSLEIWPRPYIYSESEKGKEAVQNAKGEAYGSFFSGHASAAFTVAVFTSEWYDQVFPNSANTGLVRALAFSLAGFESVLRVAAGKHYPTDILVGALVGTGVSYGVLTLHKKRNKKFSLWVFPGVTGATLYF; from the coding sequence GTGGAAAAACGAAGTTCAATCATACGCTCTCTGGCCCTATCCGCCATTTTATGCCTGTGGTGTACCCCATCCAAGGCTTCCGCAGAGATTGAATACGAACTCTCCCCCACCTTGGATATTACACTTTCTGTATTAGGAGCCGCAGCCCAGGGAATCGGTTCCTACCTTCACAGCCAGATGGAAATCAAGGACCACGACGCTTTGCGCCCTGCCAAAGACTTCCTCCCCTGGGATAGAAAGTTCATGGGCCGTTACAGCGAAACTGCAGATTTAATGAGCGATATTGGATCCGTTATCGCAGTTGCACCCTTGGCCATCGGTGGTTATGCATGGTATAGCGGAGCCTCCAACGGAAAAGAATTCGCCACATTTTCCCTTATGTTCATCCAATCCATATTATTCCAAAGTGGAATAAACCTGGCGACCCGCTCTTTGGAAATTTGGCCGCGCCCTTACATCTATTCTGAAAGCGAAAAGGGAAAAGAGGCAGTCCAAAATGCGAAAGGGGAAGCCTACGGATCCTTCTTTTCAGGCCACGCTTCCGCCGCATTTACGGTGGCTGTTTTCACCTCGGAATGGTATGACCAAGTCTTCCCCAACTCAGCAAATACAGGGCTTGTACGCGCATTGGCCTTTTCCTTGGCTGGTTTTGAAAGTGTACTTCGCGTCGCTGCCGGCAAGCACTACCCCACCGACATTCTCGTAGGAGCGTTGGTTGGTACCGGTGTAAGTTACGGAGTTCTTACATTGCATAAAAAACGGAACAAAAAGTTCTCTTTGTGGGTATTTCCCGGTGTAACGGGCGCCACACTTTACTTTTGA
- a CDS encoding ABC transporter ATP-binding protein, whose product MNAIEIKNLSFAYGKTPVLSNVNLEIEENDFVAIIGPNGGGKSTLMRLIVGLLKPQSGEVRLFGDKVPSNKVAVGYVPQNTNKNIEFPITVGECVALGKIGLKPKSPEVSAALSKVHMEGYLDRRLGELSGGERQRVLIARSLVCNPRILFLDEPSNNIDAAGQENLYNMLAEFSSSMTIVVVTHDLMALSNRVKSIVCVNKDVHYHEGSNLTREMITDAYGCEVDLIAHGIPHRVLGSHDHTHGGCCEHHEHHHEHGHEH is encoded by the coding sequence ATGAACGCCATTGAAATCAAGAATCTTTCTTTCGCCTACGGCAAGACTCCGGTGCTTTCCAATGTGAACTTGGAAATCGAGGAAAATGATTTCGTTGCCATTATCGGCCCCAATGGCGGTGGCAAGTCTACCTTGATGCGCCTGATAGTGGGTCTTCTCAAACCCCAGTCTGGCGAAGTTCGCCTCTTTGGTGACAAGGTTCCATCTAACAAGGTGGCGGTGGGGTACGTTCCCCAGAATACCAACAAGAATATTGAATTTCCCATTACGGTGGGTGAGTGCGTTGCCCTGGGCAAAATCGGCCTTAAGCCCAAGTCCCCGGAGGTTTCCGCCGCTCTTTCCAAGGTGCATATGGAGGGCTACCTGGATCGTCGTCTTGGGGAACTGAGCGGTGGTGAACGCCAGCGTGTTTTGATTGCCCGCTCCTTGGTGTGCAATCCCCGCATTCTCTTCCTGGACGAACCCAGCAACAACATTGACGCCGCCGGCCAGGAAAACCTTTATAATATGCTGGCTGAATTCAGTTCCAGCATGACCATTGTGGTGGTGACACACGACCTGATGGCTCTTTCCAATCGCGTGAAGAGCATCGTCTGCGTCAACAAGGATGTCCATTACCACGAAGGTTCCAACCTTACTCGCGAAATGATTACGGATGCCTATGGCTGTGAAGTGGACTTGATTGCCCATGGTATTCCTCATCGCGTTCTTGGAAGTCATGATCACACACACGGGGGTTGCTGTGAACATCACGAACATCATCACGAGCATGGTCACGAACATTAA
- a CDS encoding zinc ABC transporter substrate-binding protein, with product MRFFVAVILAIFCVSVSAAKLTVAVTLQPYANVVSEIGGDQLEVVTLLPPGADPHTFEPKPSTLKDFAKASVYFSDGSGMDEAWLPRFKGVNKNVQIVSLSKDINWMEEDEHHHHEVESAAIHAGEKSVAEHDDHDDGEELDPHLWTSPLQMMQVARNVYEALVKLDSANAGLYIERWVKLTARLKKLDAELRTSIAKLPQQARTFIVFHPSYGYFARDYGMTQLTVEVNGKEPKPRDLLNLAKTGKANNVHIVFVQPQFSKRAATTIARELDAVILDTDPLSFEYEKNIRALLSAIDGNRKD from the coding sequence GTGCGCTTTTTTGTTGCCGTCATCCTCGCAATTTTTTGCGTTTCCGTTTCCGCAGCCAAGTTGACTGTGGCTGTGACTTTGCAGCCTTACGCTAACGTGGTTTCTGAAATCGGCGGTGACCAGCTGGAGGTGGTAACCTTGTTGCCTCCTGGGGCCGATCCCCATACCTTTGAGCCTAAGCCATCCACCTTGAAGGATTTCGCCAAGGCCTCTGTTTATTTCAGCGATGGTTCCGGCATGGACGAAGCCTGGCTTCCTCGTTTCAAGGGAGTGAACAAGAACGTTCAAATCGTCTCCCTGTCCAAGGATATCAACTGGATGGAGGAAGACGAACATCATCACCACGAAGTAGAATCTGCCGCAATTCACGCAGGTGAAAAATCCGTCGCAGAACATGATGATCACGACGATGGGGAGGAACTGGATCCCCACCTGTGGACTTCGCCCCTGCAGATGATGCAAGTTGCACGCAATGTTTACGAAGCTCTGGTAAAATTGGATTCTGCAAATGCGGGATTGTATATTGAACGCTGGGTGAAACTGACTGCACGTTTGAAAAAGCTTGATGCCGAGTTGCGCACCTCCATTGCAAAGCTGCCCCAGCAGGCAAGAACCTTTATCGTGTTCCATCCGTCTTACGGCTATTTCGCCCGGGACTACGGAATGACGCAGCTGACTGTGGAAGTGAACGGCAAGGAACCGAAGCCTCGTGACTTGCTCAACCTGGCAAAGACGGGCAAGGCGAATAACGTCCATATCGTGTTTGTGCAGCCTCAGTTCAGCAAGCGTGCCGCCACAACCATCGCCCGTGAACTGGATGCTGTCATTTTGGATACGGACCCGCTGTCCTTTGAATACGAAAAGAACATCAGGGCTTTGCTTTCTGCCATAGACGGAAACCGCAAGGACTAA
- a CDS encoding HAD hydrolase-like protein has protein sequence MQSHKPVKAVVFDLDGTLYLSGRPYPKAVKTVNRVASQVPVYYLSNNTSKSPVFYENRLKVMGLPLTDDAIISALYLSLDAIHEEGIKNVFFFANPEVTEWFAAQDPTLNLRPSVAETELVLIAYHNSFDYRELCELSFRVQRKIPFWVTHTDFVCPDANGPVPDIGSFMALLKTAYGVEPEKSFGKPNPAMLSDLLKTYEPEEILFVGDRLYTDYELARRSGCRFVLPLCGETKREDLEKLTEKPEYVVEMVSDIDFEGFFEGRL, from the coding sequence ATGCAAAGTCATAAGCCTGTAAAAGCAGTGGTGTTTGATCTGGACGGTACCCTCTACCTCAGTGGTCGCCCGTACCCGAAGGCAGTAAAGACGGTGAACCGTGTGGCTAGCCAGGTTCCGGTCTACTACCTGAGCAATAACACCAGCAAGTCCCCGGTGTTCTACGAAAACCGTCTGAAAGTTATGGGCTTGCCTCTGACTGACGATGCTATTATTTCAGCCTTGTACCTTTCTTTGGATGCCATCCATGAAGAAGGTATCAAGAATGTGTTCTTCTTTGCTAATCCCGAAGTCACGGAATGGTTTGCCGCTCAGGATCCCACCTTGAACCTGCGCCCCAGTGTGGCAGAAACGGAACTGGTCCTCATTGCCTACCACAATTCCTTTGACTACCGTGAACTTTGCGAACTCTCCTTCCGCGTGCAGCGCAAGATCCCCTTCTGGGTGACCCATACGGATTTTGTTTGCCCAGACGCCAACGGCCCTGTGCCCGATATCGGTAGCTTCATGGCTCTCCTGAAGACCGCCTACGGTGTGGAACCGGAAAAGAGCTTTGGTAAGCCCAATCCCGCCATGCTTTCCGATTTGCTGAAAACATATGAGCCGGAAGAAATCCTTTTTGTGGGGGACCGTCTTTATACGGACTATGAACTGGCTCGCCGTTCAGGCTGTCGTTTTGTGCTGCCCCTCTGTGGCGAGACCAAGCGCGAAGACTTGGAAAAGCTGACTGAAAAACCTGAATACGTGGTGGAAATGGTCAGCGATATCGACTTTGAAGGCTTTTTCGAAGGACGCCTTTAG
- a CDS encoding 16S rRNA (uracil(1498)-N(3))-methyltransferase: MKTPDSRFYCPLITVGTLVLDENESTHAIRVCRAAVGDVLQLSDGLGHYADATIVKADAKACEVKVDVVENASAERPKVSLAIACLKDDALEEVVFHAAQTEIDSIIFLRTDYSQEPKNSDLKKTVRRAELKALVSLKQSKKPWLTKVEGPIEFSEWLKNYKGDLVLCDMDGNAAPSAQDLTTTTTLLVGPEGGFSPKEIDAVKNFGAGRVHLMKLGNTRLRARTAAIIALGKIVC; this comes from the coding sequence ATGAAAACACCTGACAGTCGTTTCTATTGTCCCTTAATTACAGTTGGAACCCTGGTGCTGGACGAAAATGAAAGCACCCACGCCATTCGCGTCTGCCGCGCAGCCGTTGGCGATGTTTTACAGCTTTCCGACGGTTTGGGCCATTACGCCGACGCCACCATCGTCAAGGCCGACGCCAAGGCCTGCGAAGTAAAGGTGGACGTAGTAGAAAACGCTTCCGCAGAACGACCCAAGGTATCTCTCGCCATTGCCTGCCTCAAGGACGACGCCTTGGAAGAGGTGGTCTTCCATGCTGCACAGACAGAAATTGACAGCATTATTTTCCTGCGCACCGACTATTCCCAGGAACCCAAGAATTCCGACCTGAAGAAGACCGTCCGCCGCGCCGAATTGAAGGCCCTGGTCAGCTTGAAGCAATCCAAGAAGCCCTGGCTTACCAAAGTGGAAGGCCCAATCGAATTTTCCGAATGGCTGAAAAACTACAAGGGCGACCTGGTCCTTTGTGACATGGACGGCAATGCCGCTCCCAGCGCCCAGGACCTGACGACTACGACCACATTGCTGGTTGGTCCAGAAGGTGGTTTCTCCCCCAAGGAAATTGACGCCGTTAAAAACTTCGGCGCAGGTCGAGTCCATCTGATGAAATTGGGCAATACCCGCCTACGCGCACGGACCGCAGCGATAATTGCGTTAGGCAAAATCGTTTGCTAG
- a CDS encoding HD domain-containing protein, protein MIYYLLAALIISFINIGLLMLINSKRTTSFYTAMFYVMTIQLAGHYFLARSTTVEEALLANKIAYVGAVYVPLLFFLGELTICNIKVSKTLRIVLFLISSVIYGFAATAGYSDIFYKSITLVQRNGMTDFIPVFGPTHVLFNIMLFIYLISGIVVLVYSLLKKKNFSYRNLWGLAAIGFISIGSFFIFRELGCDMLAMPAIYLAVEAIMLCIIHRIGRYDIEGTIRDTLEYQNENAYLSLATDKTYLGCNDIAYHFFPILKTFRVDSKIREADEFGSILSRFIEKFNPQDLCQVDYFQYGNKHYKSVLRNLHHGSKTCGYLFRIEDDTKMQRYIKLLDKYNTDLATDVQNKDEHIQVIQEQMIIGMANMVENRDSNTGGHIKRTSQVVKILVNEMKKDEAYRNMNKFFNAVIKVAPMHDLGKIAVDDVILRKPGKYSAEEYNNMKTHSEKGAYIVENLLKDVESQELVNIARNVTHYHHERYDGSGYPNGLKGTSIPLEARIMAIADVYDALVSRRCYKEKMSFAEAYDIIVSSMGTHFDPALKKYFINCHKELEAFYESCGD, encoded by the coding sequence TTGATTTACTATTTGCTGGCTGCGCTTATTATATCGTTCATCAACATCGGCCTGTTGATGTTGATCAACTCCAAGAGAACGACTTCTTTTTATACAGCAATGTTCTACGTAATGACCATCCAGTTGGCAGGTCACTACTTCCTGGCTCGATCCACCACCGTTGAAGAAGCCTTGTTGGCAAACAAGATTGCCTATGTCGGTGCCGTCTACGTCCCGCTGCTGTTCTTCCTTGGCGAATTGACCATTTGCAATATCAAGGTATCCAAGACCCTTCGAATCGTACTGTTCCTCATCAGTTCCGTGATTTACGGATTTGCCGCAACCGCCGGTTATAGCGATATTTTCTACAAGAGCATCACCTTGGTGCAGCGCAACGGCATGACAGACTTCATTCCCGTTTTCGGCCCCACCCATGTGCTGTTCAACATCATGTTGTTCATATACCTGATTTCCGGCATCGTTGTTCTCGTATACTCCCTCCTCAAGAAAAAGAATTTCTCCTACCGCAACCTTTGGGGCTTGGCCGCCATCGGTTTCATCAGCATCGGATCCTTCTTCATCTTTAGAGAGTTGGGCTGCGACATGCTGGCCATGCCTGCGATTTATCTTGCTGTCGAAGCAATCATGCTTTGCATCATCCACCGCATCGGTCGTTACGATATCGAAGGCACCATTCGCGACACACTGGAATACCAGAACGAAAACGCCTACCTGTCCTTGGCCACCGACAAGACCTACCTTGGCTGCAACGACATCGCCTATCATTTCTTCCCCATTTTGAAGACTTTCCGAGTAGATTCAAAGATTCGTGAAGCCGACGAATTTGGAAGCATCCTTTCCAGGTTCATTGAAAAGTTCAATCCCCAGGATCTTTGCCAGGTGGACTACTTCCAGTATGGCAACAAGCATTACAAGAGCGTCCTGAGAAACCTGCACCATGGTTCCAAGACCTGCGGCTACCTGTTCCGCATCGAAGACGACACCAAGATGCAACGCTACATCAAGCTTTTGGACAAGTACAACACCGACTTGGCTACCGACGTTCAGAACAAGGATGAACACATCCAGGTTATCCAGGAACAGATGATTATCGGCATGGCCAACATGGTGGAAAACCGCGACAGCAACACCGGCGGACATATCAAGCGTACAAGCCAGGTCGTCAAGATTCTCGTCAACGAAATGAAGAAGGACGAAGCCTACCGCAACATGAACAAGTTCTTCAACGCAGTCATCAAGGTCGCCCCCATGCACGACCTTGGAAAGATTGCCGTGGACGATGTCATCTTGCGTAAGCCAGGCAAATACTCTGCAGAAGAATACAACAATATGAAGACCCACTCCGAAAAGGGCGCCTACATCGTTGAAAATCTTTTGAAGGATGTCGAATCCCAGGAACTGGTGAACATCGCCAGAAACGTGACCCACTACCATCACGAACGTTACGATGGTTCCGGTTATCCCAATGGTTTGAAGGGCACGAGTATTCCTCTGGAAGCTCGCATCATGGCTATTGCCGACGTGTACGACGCATTGGTCAGCCGCCGCTGCTATAAGGAAAAGATGTCCTTCGCAGAAGCCTACGACATCATCGTAAGTTCCATGGGTACACATTTCGATCCGGCATTGAAGAAGTATTTCATCAACTGCCACAAGGAACTGGAAGCCTTCTACGAAAGTTGCGGTGACTAA
- the purT gene encoding formate-dependent phosphoribosylglycinamide formyltransferase: MAEIGTPLSSSATKVLFCGAGELGKEVIIEMMRLGVEVIAVDRYANAPGMQVAHRSHVINMLDGAELRRVIELEKPDYIVPEVEAIATDTLVQMESEGYTVIPTAKATKLTMNREGIRRLAAEELGIKTSPYKFADNFEDFKAAVKEIGIPCVIKPVMSSSGHGQSVIKTEADIENSWNISQNEGRTGKASRVIIEGFVPFDYEITLLTVRHVAGTAFLEPIGHHQVGGDYQESWQPQPMKPELLEQAKVIAKKVTDALGGRGIFGVELFVCKDEVLFSEVSPRPHDTGMVTLISQDLSEFALHARAILGLPIPNIAFHGPSASKAIVCDGNSTQVKFSGLEEVLAEPDTGLRLFGKPELKGHRRMGVLLARRNTVEEAKDTVMAMREKVKITL, from the coding sequence ATGGCTGAAATCGGTACCCCGCTTAGCTCTAGTGCAACTAAGGTTCTCTTCTGCGGTGCAGGTGAACTGGGTAAGGAAGTCATCATCGAAATGATGCGTCTCGGCGTTGAAGTGATTGCCGTTGACCGTTATGCAAATGCCCCGGGCATGCAGGTGGCTCACCGCTCTCATGTAATCAACATGCTGGATGGTGCAGAACTGCGTCGCGTCATTGAACTGGAAAAGCCTGACTACATCGTTCCGGAAGTGGAAGCTATCGCTACCGATACTTTGGTTCAGATGGAATCCGAAGGCTACACCGTCATTCCTACCGCCAAGGCAACCAAGCTGACTATGAACCGCGAAGGTATCCGCCGTCTCGCTGCCGAAGAACTTGGCATCAAGACCAGCCCCTACAAGTTTGCTGACAACTTCGAAGACTTCAAGGCTGCCGTCAAGGAAATCGGTATTCCTTGCGTCATCAAGCCGGTGATGAGCTCTTCTGGTCATGGCCAGAGCGTCATCAAGACTGAAGCTGATATCGAGAATTCCTGGAACATTTCCCAGAATGAAGGCCGTACCGGTAAGGCAAGCCGTGTGATTATTGAAGGCTTCGTTCCCTTCGATTACGAAATTACTTTGCTCACCGTCCGCCACGTGGCAGGCACTGCATTCCTGGAACCCATCGGCCACCATCAGGTTGGTGGTGACTATCAGGAATCCTGGCAACCCCAGCCCATGAAGCCGGAACTTCTGGAACAGGCTAAGGTCATTGCCAAGAAGGTGACCGACGCTCTCGGTGGCCGCGGTATCTTTGGTGTAGAACTCTTCGTCTGCAAGGATGAAGTCCTGTTCAGCGAAGTGAGCCCGAGACCCCATGACACCGGTATGGTAACCTTGATCTCCCAGGACCTTTCCGAATTTGCTCTCCACGCACGAGCCATTCTCGGCCTGCCCATTCCCAACATTGCTTTCCACGGCCCCAGTGCTTCCAAGGCAATCGTTTGCGACGGCAACTCCACTCAGGTGAAGTTCAGCGGCCTCGAAGAAGTTCTCGCAGAACCGGATACTGGCCTTCGCCTCTTCGGTAAGCCGGAACTGAAGGGTCACCGCCGTATGGGCGTTCTCCTCGCTCGCCGCAACACTGTGGAAGAAGCAAAGGACACCGTCATGGCTATGCGCGAAAAGGTGAAAATCACGCTGTAA
- the ftsZ gene encoding cell division protein FtsZ: MSEFDNINFEAKSRIVGDDNSFRNAKVKVFGVGGAGGNTVNRMKQMNIEGVEYYAVNTDIMALDMSLADHKISIGEKTTKGLGAGMEPEKASKAVEENIEELKEAMKGADMVFVTAGMGGGTGTGAAPIVASVARELGILTVGVVTKPFRFEGNARSKIAQQGITNLRAAVDTIIVVENKKLLTLLQASNQKATMEEAFKMADEILGNAVQSICNIMFHHGLVHVDFADIRKVMLKGGSALMGTGFAQGENRGIMAADMALASPLLEDIDVKGASGVLINVAHGENYSLIEHSEAMEHIYEKVGEEGDPNIIIGDITIPEMGDKVCITIIATGCGGTSAAPVQAPVMNAMQQTMMQTGFAAPVVPSAQHVAPVAPAAPAPVHGVQQATPRPTSMNFVALAQTQAAPAVAPAAPAPEMFTRQMPAQQAAPVAPAPAPAQELPSLTDSQVMRAVGAAMFADPGFNANATAEETTFRSSETSEFSAVADDDIMNGGTAGLEVPAWQRQKENVTVRQPVAAGRQEAEDSLKQADVDYSLPAYMRMNSGRDF; this comes from the coding sequence ATGAGTGAATTCGACAATATCAATTTCGAGGCAAAGTCCCGCATCGTCGGAGACGACAACTCTTTCAGAAACGCTAAGGTTAAGGTGTTCGGCGTCGGTGGCGCAGGTGGCAACACTGTTAACCGCATGAAGCAGATGAATATCGAAGGCGTTGAATACTACGCTGTCAATACCGATATCATGGCTTTGGACATGAGCTTGGCTGATCACAAGATCTCCATCGGCGAAAAGACCACTAAGGGTCTCGGCGCTGGCATGGAACCGGAAAAGGCAAGCAAGGCTGTTGAAGAAAACATTGAAGAACTCAAGGAAGCCATGAAGGGTGCTGACATGGTGTTCGTTACCGCTGGTATGGGCGGTGGTACCGGTACTGGTGCTGCTCCGATCGTTGCTAGCGTTGCTCGCGAACTCGGCATCCTCACTGTCGGCGTTGTGACCAAGCCGTTCCGCTTTGAAGGTAACGCACGTTCCAAGATTGCTCAGCAGGGTATCACCAACCTCCGCGCAGCAGTGGACACCATCATCGTTGTTGAAAACAAGAAGCTCTTGACCCTCCTCCAGGCTTCCAACCAGAAGGCTACCATGGAAGAAGCCTTCAAGATGGCTGACGAAATCCTCGGCAACGCAGTGCAGAGCATTTGCAATATTATGTTCCACCACGGCCTCGTCCATGTTGACTTTGCTGATATTCGTAAGGTCATGCTCAAGGGCGGCAGCGCTCTCATGGGTACCGGTTTCGCTCAGGGTGAAAACCGCGGCATTATGGCTGCAGACATGGCCCTCGCATCTCCGCTTCTGGAAGATATCGACGTCAAGGGTGCATCCGGCGTGCTCATCAACGTGGCTCACGGTGAAAACTACTCTTTGATCGAACATAGCGAAGCTATGGAACACATTTATGAAAAGGTCGGCGAAGAAGGCGATCCGAACATCATCATCGGCGACATCACCATTCCGGAAATGGGCGACAAGGTTTGCATTACCATCATCGCTACCGGTTGCGGTGGTACCTCTGCAGCTCCGGTTCAGGCTCCGGTCATGAACGCAATGCAGCAGACCATGATGCAGACTGGCTTTGCAGCTCCCGTTGTTCCGTCTGCACAGCATGTTGCTCCTGTTGCTCCGGCAGCTCCCGCTCCGGTTCATGGTGTCCAGCAGGCTACTCCGCGTCCGACTTCCATGAACTTTGTTGCTCTGGCTCAGACTCAGGCCGCTCCTGCTGTTGCTCCGGCAGCACCTGCTCCTGAAATGTTTACCCGTCAGATGCCCGCTCAGCAGGCTGCTCCCGTTGCTCCGGCACCGGCTCCTGCTCAGGAACTTCCGTCCCTCACCGATTCTCAGGTGATGCGTGCAGTTGGCGCAGCAATGTTTGCCGATCCGGGCTTCAATGCTAACGCTACCGCAGAAGAAACTACCTTCCGTAGCTCCGAAACCTCTGAATTCTCCGCTGTTGCTGATGACGACATCATGAACGGTGGTACTGCAGGTTTGGAAGTTCCGGCATGGCAGCGTCAGAAGGAAAATGTTACTGTACGTCAGCCCGTTGCTGCTGGCCGTCAGGAAGCAGAAGATTCCCTGAAGCAGGCTGATGTTGACTACAGCTTGCCCGCATACATGCGTATGAATTCCGGAAGGGATTTCTAA
- the ftsA gene encoding cell division protein FtsA — protein sequence MDDNKQTIKKEDYIFGLDIGASKVNLFVGISEGSSVRVVECGDFPLANAEEFDLIVETLQKAASQLELSAGVDVRDVYVGIAGKHVQSYCCDGIITLSTGEVREEDIENVQKQASTLPASAGEIIHVFPGEYTIDDDGPIRNPKGRSGRRLKANVQVVTSRQNAMQNLAKCIQKAGLNVAGFVLEPLAAASAVLTDDERELGVALVDIGAGSADIAVFVNDSVRYTASLDLAGNVITSDICKCLQVPIALSKAEEVKKKYGTCVISNLIEDETFPVPAVGDRGDVPCSRKLLAQVITARVNEIFQLLAKDLKKHQLDSIINGGIVLTGGCCSLDGIDNVASKAFGKPVRIGRPKGMSGIQEAYQNPSYATGIGLLYYANKQYREKKRNETGTQIAVSVKKGFQRFVDIIKAYL from the coding sequence ATGGATGATAACAAGCAAACCATAAAGAAGGAAGATTACATCTTTGGCCTTGATATCGGGGCATCCAAGGTGAATCTGTTTGTTGGTATTTCCGAAGGAAGTTCCGTTCGCGTTGTCGAATGCGGTGATTTCCCGTTGGCAAATGCCGAGGAATTCGACTTGATCGTCGAAACCTTGCAGAAAGCTGCATCCCAGCTTGAACTTTCCGCTGGTGTGGACGTCCGTGACGTGTATGTGGGCATTGCCGGTAAGCATGTCCAGTCTTACTGCTGCGACGGTATCATTACCTTGTCTACAGGCGAAGTTCGCGAAGAAGATATTGAAAATGTCCAGAAGCAGGCTAGCACTCTTCCTGCTTCCGCCGGTGAAATCATCCATGTGTTTCCCGGTGAATACACCATTGATGACGATGGTCCGATCCGCAATCCGAAGGGTCGCTCCGGTCGTCGTTTGAAGGCTAACGTTCAGGTGGTCACCTCCCGCCAGAACGCTATGCAGAATTTGGCAAAGTGCATCCAGAAGGCAGGCCTCAATGTGGCTGGCTTCGTGCTTGAACCGTTGGCAGCAGCTAGCGCAGTTCTCACCGATGACGAACGCGAATTAGGCGTTGCCTTGGTGGATATTGGTGCTGGCTCTGCTGACATTGCCGTCTTTGTCAACGACTCTGTTCGCTATACAGCATCTCTGGACTTAGCTGGTAACGTGATTACCAGTGACATTTGCAAGTGCTTGCAAGTTCCTATCGCACTCTCCAAGGCTGAAGAAGTCAAGAAGAAGTACGGTACTTGCGTTATCAGCAACTTGATTGAAGATGAAACTTTCCCGGTTCCCGCAGTTGGTGACCGTGGCGACGTCCCGTGCTCCCGCAAGCTTTTGGCACAGGTGATTACGGCTCGCGTTAACGAAATCTTCCAGTTGCTGGCAAAGGATCTTAAGAAACATCAATTGGATTCTATCATCAACGGTGGCATCGTCTTGACTGGTGGCTGCTGCTCTTTGGATGGTATTGACAACGTGGCTTCCAAGGCATTTGGCAAGCCGGTTCGTATTGGTCGCCCCAAGGGCATGAGCGGTATTCAGGAAGCATACCAGAATCCGTCCTATGCAACAGGTATTGGCCTTCTTTACTACGCCAACAAGCAGTATCGCGAAAAGAAGAGAAACGAAACTGGCACCCAGATTGCAGTTTCCGTCAAGAAAGGATTCCAACGTTTTGTTGACATCATCAAAGCTTATCTATAA